The sequence below is a genomic window from Leishmania panamensis strain MHOM/PA/94/PSC-1 chromosome 3 sequence.
GGGCGTAGCGGGAGCAGAGAAAATACGATGGTGCGTAGAACTCACTTCCCAGCACACTGAGGTCGTCacgcggtgtgtgtgtgtgtgtgtgtcagccAGCACGGAGCGGCGAGCAAATCCAAAGAGTACACGCAAAGCGACAAGCGAGCGGGGGCAGCCCGTGACACAACTAACACGACACCGATGAGGTTCGCAGAcgcaagagggagagagaaggggagagaggaagggcgtAGATGCGCGCGTGGGCGCGGACGCAGGAcgatcagcagctgcgtgtgcacacACGTAGGTAAGTGAGCGCCTTTTCACAAGAGGAGGGCGGTTGACTGTggaagcggagaggggggagggacgaggcagagagggaatctacagaggtggagggagagggggaggggctgtTGGAAAAATGGTCAGCAGTCGTAGCAGTAGACAACAGCCGCACatacaggagagagaagcaagggagagagggagggagggagggagagggagagggagggagagggagggagagggagagagagagagggagagagagagagggagagggagagagagagctagGTTGGGCACGCACGGACTCGCAGCAGAGAATGCATGCAGAATGTGAGCAAAATGGGGGCTAAGTGGGTTGGTGAACGacaggaggagaaaagcgcTGATGAGTGAGGCGTCTGCAGCGGAGGGGAGACCCGGACAAACAGCCAAACAACACcgacgagggagaaggagaaagggggggggcgatgaAGCACACAAGACGCGCACCGATACGTACGCAGGCAACACAGCAGTCGCAGAGCAAACAAGTTGTGCAAAGGGggtaggagggggggggggggggcggacgGGCGTAGGTGATGAGGATGGTTTTGCCTGCCGCCTTGTAATAGGGTGGCGTGGGTTAGCGAGGAGGAGTAGGAGAGCACAACAGCCCAATTGCTTTCGTGCGTGCTGCCTCTCGTTGCTGTTTAAGCCCAAGACGTCTTGGGCGCGCGTATGTGAGGGCGACTTGCACCGCCGCACTGACTGGGGCAGCGCACGGACCCGCGGTGGCAAGCGCGCGCCGACACGTTTCCTGGGGCACTTcacgaaggaaaaggagagagagaggggggtgaggcTGAAGGAGGGCCGCGTGGCTGTGTGCGGAGAAGCGCATACACTGGGCGTGTGCAGCGATGGAgtggcgagagaaagggaggagagaagggcggagGGAtagggggaaaggggggggtgaaacAGAGGCTCTGGATATTGCACTTTCACAAGTGGAAATCCCCGCGTATATGATTAGGGCGGGGGGCTCTGGCCGGGGCGCGGGGACGGCGGGTGGGATGGGGTTCGCCTATAGGGGTGAGGAGAGCgcccccacctccttcccccgATCCTTCCCCTTCCATCCATCGCTGCATGACTGCTGATAGGTTTACTTCGTGCTTACCATGCTGCGGCTCAGACTCTATTGGACTTGCtcagacaacaacaacaccgctgctgccaccttACATGCTTGTAGATACGCACGCAGTCCGCTCGATTTCACCAGGTGTTAGGCGCTCTGCCACCAACTCCGCCGTACTCGCCGTGCTCCTCACTCGGCAAAGACGGCAGTCACAGCCTCCACGAAGGCgttcaccgcctcctccctgtaCTGCAGACGACCATCGACGTCGTCTAGCAGTCGGTACACGTCAAGTGCACGCTGCGGCCGGCCTACGACGAGCTGTAGCACCTCAGCCTCCGACAACAGAGACCGActcctttgctgctgctgtacctgCGCGCGATAGCTGAGCGAACTGTGTGCTGTGCTCGGCGTAGCCGCGCCGCCATCCGTGCTACTCttaccaccgccgctccttGCTGCTGGACCATATAGCGGAGTAGgctccagcagcaacggcgttAGCGAACGCGACGCATTGGTGGGCCGCGCACCCTCAGCGACGGCTTTCATCTCTCCAGCACCGCTCCGCCTGGCTACCCTGCcctgcgtcgtcgtcgtcgtcgttgccaCTGCGGAGGGGGACAAGTGCTGGGAATCCAGGGACGACCTCTGAATCGCTTCCGCAATACCGCTGACATCCTCCTCGGCGACCGACTCTGTTTTCACCAGGGCGCCACAGTTGCgcaacgacggcgctgtcgttgcagacggtggaggtggcggcgggtaCGGACCACCGGTTGGCACCCACAGCCGCCTGCGCcaaagctgctgcacaacgcGGCGCACCCCTGCAGCGTAGAAGCGTTCCTGTGCACGTCCTACCTCTTCGAagtgctccagcagctcctcgacgCCGCGGACATGACCGCGTGTCCCCGGGCGGTAAGTGGTCAGCTTCGCGTAGCAGGATGACACGAGCTCTGCATCGACCAGCGCGTCCGCGGCTGTTGCGAACGTCCCTGCGGTGGCACCACTTTGGCTTTCGGTGTTGCAGGCTGTCAGCGCGCTGGCGACCCTGTTGTACACCGATGTGGGCCCATACATGTCGCGCGGTGTGAAGGTGCGCCCTCGTGCGCTAGCCGGCGTCTGTACTGTTGACTCagggagcagagaggagTGGTTCGCGATGTAGTTGAGCATGGTTACCTCTGTGAGGAGCACGACCAGATGCCTagaggaggatgaggcgaGGATGTTGGCGGtcgacgtcgctgcagccgcggaggcgctctCAATAGCCCCGGCCGGCactgctttgctgctgctgtgctgcccgacgttgctgctgctgatggcgctgctcaCGACggacgttgctgctgctgatggcgctgctttagtggcggtggcgacagtgGCACGCTGGTGGTTGTCGGCGAGCGCGGGCTGCAGCCCAAAGGGCGGGTGCCGAGTGGCGTTTCGCTCAtcccggcggcggcgcagcagggcAAACACCTCTCCGCATGTCATGGGGACCGCCTCTGACAACACCTGCAtggtggcggctgcgtgcggcactgcacgtgtgagagggaggaggaggaggaggaggggtagtcagtggtgatggtgcgTGTAGTAACGTCTGCTGGCGAATGACAGTGCGTACTCGTGTGGGCTTCCCCTCCctgcagaggaagagggatctatacgagagagagagagggagagagagaggaggttgTGGGAGGAGGGTAGTCTGCACCTGTTTGCCCTTGCAGGTGaatgcgcgcgtgtgttgaGCACGTGCTCAATCACGCGGGAGATGTGGCGGTGCTACAgttccgcctccgcctcgacTTTGACTCGAGCCGGTGACCGCGTACGTAATCTACTGTCCTTGACCTAGGAgacctcccccttccccccctccacacacacccacccacccatgCTCGCATGAGTTTGCATGTGCGCTCTCCGATACGGACGTGAACACCCCCTTCAAGGGCGTCCGTGCCTGTGCGCCTGTGAGCTTgcggggggagaaggaggggggggggaggggggcacgcTTCCGGCTAGGGAGTCcagacgaggagagagggtggaggcggaggcggaggacgTCGGCACGCGATTCTACAGGAACGGGTCAAGGAAGCCGCACCGACACcgaggggaaagagaacacGACGAGCgcgtgaagagaggcgcCACACGGATCCATCGATACacggcagcaacaccagAGCAGAGGCAAAGGAAGTGGAGGAGCCGCTCAGCCCACCACGCTGGCACCGGGGAGAAAGGCTTCAGCAAAATGTGTCGCGTCAATGAGGACGctcgggggaggggggggagtcAGCCACAAATCCCCCCGGGCGACTacgagggcggcggtggcgctgtggccGCTCGAGAGGCGTTCGCGCCCACCGGGCACGCCTCGCCGTTCTATTTCTGTGCACCTCCAGACTCGGTAGTGGCGCTCCCGCGGGCAGGCGCCCCcgttgttctcttctccacgGAGCTGGCGGTGGCTACCTCGCGGATGGCCTCCTGGATCtccggcagcaccgtcagcagGGAGCGTGTCATGCTCTCCGGCAGCGCGTCTGGCAGCAGAGGGTGCACTGTGATGCCGTCCTTGACGCCGATCTCGACCACACACCCACTCGGGATGCGGATGGTTGGCGACAGCTCTGGGATGACGTCCATGAAGAAGGATAAAATCCCCTGCGCTGGCACGGCTGGGGCGACAACAAACACTGGGGACTGCGTACGCATGACGGCCATCAGCGCTGGCTCCAGGCGGACGTTGACCTGCCGGTAGCTCTCGCCATTCGGCAGCTGGGTGCAATAGGAGAGGCGCGGGTCAGCACCGCTTACGGCGCCCTGCAGGTGCGAAACGGCCTCTTCATGCGTGGCATAGTGCacctgcggcggcagcggggccgAGAGCCAAGCTGCAGCCAGGTGGGTCTCGTTTCCCTGGCCGAGGCGATGGTGTGAGGCGCTGCCGGTGGCATTCGCACTCCCGGCTGATGCCAACGGCATAGTCGCGTCTGCCGCATCGTTGTACTTGCGTGACTCTTGctggtgttgctgtgctgctgctccggcaCTCACGTTTCCGTCGTCCACATCGTACAGAAGCGCAGACAGGCGCGGGTACTTCTCCTTCACCCACGCGGCGGTGTGCCCGCTGAAGCGCCCGAAGTTAATGTTATCGAGCCCCGGCACCGGGCAGAGGACCTCATCGCCGATTTCTTCTTCATCTACCTGGTCGCTGTCGTCTTCGTGCATGAACTGCTCCAGCGCCACGGCATCTACTGCGCCGAGTAGACGACCGTcaacagcagccacgccaccgccgtcgccatcgcgctgctgcggatcCCTCGGCGCCTCGGCAGGGCTCTCGCCCTCAGCCACTACTTCTCCAGTCCCAGGCACGACAGACAGGCTGTGCGGTGACTTCAGTACTGCTGCGTCAGGAACGATAGTAGACGCGTCGGCAGGCATGGGGGCCGCTTTCGCCGCTGCCCCAGTCGCAGGTTGTCGCTCCACAGACGCTTCGCACAGAATGCGGCGCGTAtctccgctgccgtcgtgcgGATGCtgaggtgcaggcgctgcggcctTCGAGGTGTCAGTGAGGTGACAAGCCGACGCCCCGTGgccgctcgcgctgctcGGAGCATGCAGGACAGGCGCGGTTTCTTCTTCCTTAGCGCTGTCCATCAGCGGTGTCAGCGTGCTCAGGACGCTGTAGTTCGTGGCGTGTAGCACCACCATGTGCGGGACGTATCGGTCTTGAATGAAGTGCTTCAGCGCTACTGCATAGGCCTCGCCGCGGGACGTCAGCCGGTCCTCACCGCCGTAGACGTGCATGCTATCCCCGACGGTCTCGCCTGGTAGTGCCACGTAGATCGGGAAGGCGATGGGGTGAAGGTTCAGCAGGAAGAAGGCGATGCGGCTGCCCAGGCCGTTCGGCACGCGGTGCAGGATGACGTGGTGCTTGACGTTGACGATTTTGATGTACGGCATCCGCTCCTCCGGCTCTAGTGTCTCGTACACCCGCTCGTACTGCAGGATGCGATTGCGGAACTCATTGATAACGGTGCCGACGTCTTTGAGGTTCCTGAAGTCGTCATTATCGCATTTGCTTCGCAGGATGTTCTCCGTGACGATGGTGTCGTCTGTGCAGACGGACTCGATGAAGAGCAGCCGGTACGGCACTGCGTGGCGCTGTGCTTCGTGCTGGAAATACTCCGCGAGCCACGCccgccgccgacgcgtcGTGTTCGTCGCGTCGAGGATGCCGACGGCGAGCGAGTGGGCGGCGATGAAGCGGACGAGGTCTTCACAGGCGAACTCTGCCATGCgctcccgcagctgcgcgccttGCGGGTTGTCTGGGTTGAAGAATTCGGCGTCAGCGGTGCCCTCGGCCCCAAGCAGTTGCCGCCGGTAGTTGCCGGCGTTGAACGCACGGCACGGCACACCTTTCCAGTTCATGTAGCGCACGAGTCGCTTGCTGATGAAGCTCTTGCCTCGGCCTGGCAGCCCTACCATGCAGACAATTACCGAGACAGTGTCGCTGATCGTGGTGTAGCTCGAGTAGTGCAGCGTGGCCAGATCCGCCGGCtcgtgctgcacctcctgtAGGAGGGACTGCTCCTTGGCTGCGTGGGGGCTTGCCATCGGCTCCCTCACGAGTTCCACCGCACCTGCTAACATGGCTCCAGTAGCctcggcagaggtggcagtggtgggaccggtgctgctcagcaaGGATGGGACCACTACAGCGGGGTCAGCCGCCACTTGAGGGTAGGAGGGAAATGGCGTTACATCGCTGCTACTGTTCTTCatcacggcgctgcggctgctacTGCCATCGCCGCTTGGTGAGGCAGAGTCAGTCACAGTGGCCTCCATCCTGATCGGCTCGAGCGCGGCGCGCGTCGTttgaagcagcggtggcgccggacGCTTGTCAACGCCAGAATTGtctctcagctgctgctgactgACAAGCATGCCGAGCGCGGCCAtgcggtagtggtggtggtgctcctCAAGTGACTGCTGACCCATGTCACAGagactgccgctgccggcgcctACGCCACGCAGCGAGCCGGCACCGGAGGCGAGCGTCGACGATGTCAGGTCCTCCTGACTCTTGAGTGGGCCGCACACTTGTGAGTagacggaggaggtggtggccactgctgacgctgctgtcgGGGCTGTGGTCGCTGATGTGATGACGCTGCCATGATCACCGCCCAACTCCTCCTGCATGTCGACGGGGAGAAGGTTTAGGGGACGCAGCATGTGCATGGGGTACGTACGCGTCGCTGGAGCTGTTTTggtgcctcctctctcggTCGGTGGGGGGCGACTGTCTGGAAGCCGCGGCGGGCGTAGGAGcatctgccgctgtggcgcaccaccaccggatGCTGCTGTCGAAGTTGACGAGATACGAACGGCGGCCGCGccagtcgctgctgttggcgctggtggaggagagagggtagGGGGTACCTCGCCAGGGAAGCTCCCTGTCTCgttgaagctgctgcagtccTTACggttgtgctgctgcttctcttttcccgtAGCGAGTGTGCGCAGGCTGCCGCTCCGCGACCAGTCCGACAACACGGAGCCGAACTCGCCAtgggggctgctgctgctctcgctctgcaTGCAACGGCGGTGCATGCTGCAGTGACCGCGCCGGTCAAGGAGGGCATCCTCAATGCCCTCGACATCGGTGTCCACGAGCGGTTCATCACCGTCATGCCAACCAGCCATCGTAcccgcggtggcggcgggtgTGATGAGGGACGTGCTGAAGTGCAAGCGTGATGGCggttgctgcgctgctgcctggcTTGTCTCCTCGCTAACGCTCTCTTCGATCCCACCCGCCACGAACATCGGCGTTGACATGACGTGCCGCTTGAGGAGTtgcccgccaccaccagcgctggCGCTACCAGCCTTGGTAGCGAAGGCGTTGACGCCGATCATcctgggcggcggcgccgttggGGTGGTGCCTGTGTTCGACTCCGCCGCGATGAGGCCACGAGAgtgagctgccgctgtcgagTCTAACGAGGACAGAAACACCGGTCTCATCGGGGAGCTGCCGTGCGggatgctgctgtgccgccaccgcggggTCGACACGGACATTATGCTCAAGTGTCCCGTCAGACTGCTGTTGGCACCCACTGACTtcgccgttgctgccgctccttgAGGTGGTGCGAGGTGCTGTGGCGTCGTTGACAGCGGCGGGAACGGGCACCACACAGCCCCGCTGATGTCGTCCACGGCCAGTGAAGACGCAGACTTCGGTATCGTAGTGGGTGGCGCACCGCTAGAGGCCGTCGtgccagctgcagccgcagttGCAGG
It includes:
- a CDS encoding hypothetical protein (TriTrypDB/GeneDB-style sysID: LpmP.03.0740), which gives rise to MQVLSEAVPMTCGEVFALLRRRRDERNATRHPPFGLQPALADNHQRATVATATKAAPSAAATSVVSSAISSSNVGQHSSSKAVPAGAIESASAAAATSTANILASSSSRHLVVLLTEVTMLNYIANHSSLLPESTVQTPASARGRTFTPRDMYGPTSVYNRVASALTACNTESQSGATAGTFATAADALVDAELVSSCYAKLTTYRPGTRGHVRGVEELLEHFEEVGRAQERFYAAGVRRVVQQLWRRRLWVPTGGPYPPPPPPSATTAPSLRNCGALVKTESVAEEDVSGIAEAIQRSSLDSQHLSPSAVATTTTTTQGRVARRSGAGEMKAVAEGARPTNASRSLTPLLLEPTPLYGPAARSGGGKSSTDGGAATPSTAHSSLSYRAQVQQQQRSRSLLSEAEVLQLVVGRPQRALDVYRLLDDVDGRLQYREEAVNAFVEAVTAVFAE
- a CDS encoding 6-phosphofructo-2-kinase/fructose-2,6-biphosphatase, putative (TriTrypDB/GeneDB-style sysID: LpmP.03.0750); this translates as MSEARASVDVAHPRAADDKGGSQGYSDRGHHHLSPPQHEQSWTEALIVNPPSPGDVGLEPPVWHRPSTDTTSAYPLTTRTLTDPQGQRSSGRGGNHTRATPGAADGGNGSSEIHSLASASPHLAMRGRRGSTSAVGTPTLSQHHQQHHRLGKHSPGMSTVDSHGHAPAEVTQYTPAYIKASRSPITPPAAAWAGANRSRLRVRRKQRSNPVGLTASAHAWHWGTAPVAAVAFQQRQQQGRCRQRRAVAESREGAPCRRHGRNTPVPLFSNVPTTAAMGAAVAARAQKAAPNRGRSSLAAREPVQRAAPTSSAPDRTAVFTFPHATPVPSGGGSLPAVLESSPTQIEAASISPTRKVPGEDTPPQPGATTTVAPLSACASKAPASVSAGAAAPANSHAAPQYFTFPPSHTQRTGCHLGGPHGLAPLRHFEPATCSTVADGAKPEDDISPVDAAARGAPSPLHPATGVADQEHLEATDQSTHGDDSRVESVASGVESSMYSLVHSHQTSDSARAYPASTTQEDLVETAAAMDRAFTSMEAHMAHNWQRADDARVLEAPQPIAAEPETALSSAFSKSRATGNDAVSDISLSNEAADARALSRVRSAVTVGMLTNSPHYRCTDNACSAPGNPGGRSRFSEGGATSDAVASGSPEAQQRLRPRIAIATSLEEEALLQQYIAAGGGPGIRSVDRATILAHPLTAPPYVADPSSVAVSGRGGGSSVSTSPFLLTQQQRHTNTSNLLSASAVLGQRTTSGASNSFWSSSSVPANAFNESSPVIHSSIYAPGSPFTTAAGAPTMRDAFAASVSVQQNKSALITELKRRRQRLQRKLALLQEEATARNIFALVRASNASQLQYLLQEGLCNVNDRDYNACTPLHVAAGEGNQAIVRLLLSFGADVVAVDHNGRTPLDCAAANRHSGVARYLLTVIRTKHFSQDGGDGGFTSSGGDDGPPVTMCGPKSTMDEGSLVTGVYPSLSTSPVGQPSERPPVVDIATGALPLGNSPAGSISLGTTTFTQRNTAAQCHSELSPTGSQGPPLPLSHQRQQYQQPASSLSAASTPSLSRPENLNQLPAHAAASGTITDAESWTGSDALPHTVGWGTNAPPATAAAAGTTASSGAPPTTIPKSASSLAVDDISGAVWCPFPPLSTTPQHLAPPQGAAATAKSVGANSSLTGHLSIMSVSTPRWRHSSIPHGSSPMRPVFLSSLDSTAAAHSRGLIAAESNTGTTPTAPPPRMIGVNAFATKAGSASAGGGGQLLKRHVMSTPMFVAGGIEESVSEETSQAAAQQPPSRLHFSTSLITPAATAGTMAGWHDGDEPLVDTDVEGIEDALLDRRGHCSMHRRCMQSESSSSPHGEFGSVLSDWSRSGSLRTLATGKEKQQHNRKDCSSFNETGSFPGEVPPTLSPPPAPTAATGAAAVRISSTSTAASGGGAPQRQMLLRPPRLPDSRPPPTERGGTKTAPATRTYPMHMLRPLNLLPVDMQEELGGDHGSVITSATTAPTAASAVATTSSVYSQVCGPLKSQEDLTSSTLASGAGSLRGVGAGSGSLCDMGQQSLEEHHHHYRMAALGMLVSQQQLRDNSGVDKRPAPPLLQTTRAALEPIRMEATVTDSASPSGDGSSSRSAVMKNSSSDVTPFPSYPQVAADPAVVVPSLLSSTGPTTATSAEATGAMLAGAVELVREPMASPHAAKEQSLLQEVQHEPADLATLHYSSYTTISDTVSVIVCMVGLPGRGKSFISKRLVRYMNWKGVPCRAFNAGNYRRQLLGAEGTADAEFFNPDNPQGAQLRERMAEFACEDLVRFIAAHSLAVGILDATNTTRRRRAWLAEYFQHEAQRHAVPYRLLFIESVCTDDTIVTENILRSKCDNDDFRNLKDVGTVINEFRNRILQYERVYETLEPEERMPYIKIVNVKHHVILHRVPNGLGSRIAFFLLNLHPIAFPIYVALPGETVGDSMHVYGGEDRLTSRGEAYAVALKHFIQDRYVPHMVVLHATNYSVLSTLTPLMDSAKEEETAPVLHAPSSASGHGASACHLTDTSKAAAPAPQHPHDGSGDTRRILCEASVERQPATGAAAKAAPMPADASTIVPDAAVLKSPHSLSVVPGTGEVVAEGESPAEAPRDPQQRDGDGGGVAAVDGRLLGAVDAVALEQFMHEDDSDQVDEEEIGDEVLCPVPGLDNINFGRFSGHTAAWVKEKYPRLSALLYDVDDGNVSAGAAAQQHQQESRKYNDAADATMPLASAGSANATGSASHHRLGQGNETHLAAAWLSAPLPPQVHYATHEEAVSHLQGAVSGADPRLSYCTQLPNGESYRQVNVRLEPALMAVMRTQSPVFVVAPAVPAQGILSFFMDVIPELSPTIRIPSGCVVEIGVKDGITVHPLLPDALPESMTRSLLTVLPEIQEAIREVATASSVEKRTTGAPARGSATTESGGAQK